DNA from Roseimicrobium sp. ORNL1:
GGCGCAGCTCCATCCAGTCTGCGGATCACCATCCACCGCAGCCATGGCAGACACAGCGGGAGTATTGGGACCGCCGAAGTTGTTCCGTGCATAGGTCTCACTCGCACGCGTGATCTTCACCGGCTTGCCATTCACGGTGACCTGAAACTCACCCATGAAGAAGTCGCCCTTGGGTCCCTCATAATATGCGAGGCCGGGGCCACGATCCGGCAGGCTGGGGTGGGGCAGTGCTTCAAGTCGAATGGCCGTGATGCCGGTGGTCACAGGGCGGAATTTCAGCTCATACGTGTCGCTCTTGGTGATGTCGCCGGAGCCCAGCACCGAGCCATCGGGAAGCTGGGTGAGATGCGGCATGTTGCTCTTCATTTCGGTGGGGCGAAGCACCTGCCACTCCACCTTGTTGCCACGCATATTCTGCAGCCATGTGTTGAATGCGGCTTCCGCCAATTCGCGACGTGCTCCGGGTGTGTCCTTGTCCTTCGCCGGCCACTTCGCCGGCAGGTCGGCCACCTGTCGCGCAAGGCGTTTCTGACGTTGGTCCTTTGCTTCCGGAGTCTCTTGCGCCGGGAGATCCAGATCCGGCTCATCCGCGTTATTCAAGAAGGCCATGATCTGGAAATACTCGCGGTGCGTGACGGGATCGAACTTGTGCGTGTGGCACTGCGCGCAGCCCAACGTGAGGCCCAGCCACGTGGTGCCGGTGGTGGCCACGCGATCTGCCATGGCGTGATAACGGAACTCCAGAGGGTCAATGCCGCCCTCTTCGTTCAGCATCGTGTTGCGATGGAACCCGGTGGCAATCCGCTGCTCCACGGTCGCTCCCGGCAGCATGTCTCCAGCGATTTGATCGATGGTGAATTCATCAAACGGCATGTCCGCATTCAGTGCCTTCACGACCCAGTCGCGGTAGGGCCAGATGCTTCGCGGCCTATCCTTTTCGTAGCCATTCGTGTCTGCATACCGCGCGAGGTCCAGCCAGCGACGCGCCCAACGCTCCCCGTATTGTGGCGAAGCCAGCAACGCATCCACAGTGGCCCGAATGGCAGCATCGCGATCCCGTGCAACCGCCTCGACGAAGGCATCCACCTCTTCGGGCTTCGGCGGCAGACCAACGAGATCCAGATAGAGCCTGCGCACCAGCGTCACCGCATCCGCAGGCGAAGAGGGAGCGAGGCCCTGTTCCTTGAGTTTGGCGCGAATGAAGGCATCGATGGGATTGGCAAGTGCGGCGCCCTGCTCGGGATTCGGCGGTGTCGTCTGCTGCGGTTTGACGAAGGCCCAATGCTGCTTGTATTCCGCACCCCCTGCGACCCAGCGTTTCAGGATGTCCTTCTGCTCTGCCGTGATCGACATCTTCGAATCCGGCGGCGGCATGATTTCATCCGGGTCATTCGTCTCGATGCGCGCCACCAGAGCGCTCTTGTCCGGCTGGTGCGGCACGATCGCGATGTCCCCCGTCTTCGCGGGCTTCAGGACTTCCTCTCGCAGATCCAGGCGCAGTCCGCCTTTGCGTGTCTTTTCATCCGGCCCGTGGCACTTGAAGCAGTACCGGGAAAGAATGGGCCGTACCTCGTTGGTGAAGTCAGGCGAAGACGAAGGACCTGCCGCAGGCAGCGACTGCACTCCGGAGAGTGCGCCGAGCATGACAAGAATGAGTGTGGATGAGCGAAGTGGCATCGAGCAGGAGAAACCGACCCCAACAGGGGCAGATTCTGATCCTATCAAAACGGCCCGGGTAGCAACAGTCTTGTGTCCCGGGAGCCAGAAGATCCATCAGCAGGGCCAGATACGCCCTCAATGCCCTCTACTCGACGGTCTTGGGCTTCACCTTCACCCAGGTGAATTTCTTGCCATCCCAGCGCCCCTCGTAGGCGTGGTCGGGATTTGCCAGGGGTTCATATTCCTCAATCAACTCAATGGCAGGCGCGGTCAGATCAATGGTGGTGCCCTTCTGCGGCAGGTGCCACCACCAGCGGAAGTCGTCCTTCTGCGCCTTCTTCACGAGGTCGTGACGCTTGTCGCTGTAGAAGCTGGTGAGGGCGAGATCTGGGAGGATGTCCTTGGTGACTTCGGTGAGCTTGTCCCCCTCCACCTTCCAGAAGGAGATGTGGTTCGTGTCATTCGCCACGTTCGTCCACTGCTCGATGGCCACCCCGGCGAGCTTGGTGCCGTCCTTGCAATTCCACAGGGCCATGGTGAAGATCGCACCTTCGCCATCGCCGCCCGAGTCGATTTTGATGAAGCCATTCTTGGTATCCGCCTCGACCTTCCACACCAGCATGCGACGCCCGACTTCCTCGACCTTTTCTCCTGGGGTATTGATGAGTGTCTTCCGATTGGAGGGATCCTTGATAAGTTTGGGGTCCTCACCCGGCCACTCGTCGAAGCAGGAAGCCGGCAGCTTCATGAAAACGTCCTTCACATCCAGGTCGAGCGCGGGTGCGCTGGAAATGGCAAGTACGAGCACGGCGGGGGCAAGCAGTCTCAGCAACATGGCGGCGAGTTTGCGCCATGCAGGTGCCTTTGTCACGTGTCTGAATGTGGACATTGCATCTCTGCTTGCCATCCGCCGGGGTAAAGCGTGAGATGTGCACATGCGCGCCCTCTTCTTCCTCACACTCCCCTTCTACGCAGTGCTGCTGAGCACGTCGCCCGTTCGCGCGGACGAGAAAGCCCAGTCCGCCAACACCGCCATCGTCCCGGCAGGAAAGTTGGAAAAGGATTTCTACGAGTGGGAGGAACGTCACGCCGCCGCCATGGCCGTGAAAGACCAGCTCAAACCTGAGGTGGTGCTCATTGGGGACTCCATCACGCACCTGTGGGGCGGTCAGCCGAATGAGCCCAAGGGGAATCGCGGTGCCGAGGCGTGGAAGGCTCTCTTTGGCGAACATCCCGCGCTCAATCTCGGCTTTGGCTGGGACCGCACGCAGAATGTGCTGAAGCGCATTGAGCTAGGTGAGTTGGATGGCCTTTCGCCGAAGGCGGTGGTGATCCACATCGGCACGAACAACCTCGCCGGCACCAAGAACGCCCGTGAAAACACCCCGGACGAAATCGTGGAAGGCATCGCCCTGATTGTGCAGCGTGTGCAGGAGAAGTTCCCCACGGCGAAAGTGATTGTGATGGCAGTGTTCCCTCGCGGTGAGAAGCCGGACAACAGCCGCCGTGTGCAGGTGAATGCGATCAACGAGCGTCTCGTGAAGAAGATGGAAGCCACCAAGGGAGTGACCTATCTCGATGTCACCGCGAAGCTCACGAATGCCGATGGCACGATCTCGAAAGATGTGATGCCGGACTTCCTGCATCCCGGCGCGAAGGGTTATGCCATTTGGGCGGAGGCGCTGAAGCCGGTGCTGCCGCGGTGATCAGGTCCTGGGAGCGCTGGTCCCGCATGCGGGACCAGCGTATTCAGGGTGCAAGGTCTACAACACGAAGCAGCCGGCCGGAGGCCAGCGCTCCCAGGGCTCAGGGGTTATGCTCGCGTCAAAGTCTCGATGGCGATGAGCGCCGCGGCGCCGCGGTTCTCCACGTCGAGTTTCTGCAAGATGCGCTCCATGTGTTTCTTCACCGTGGCCTCGGCGCTGCCAAGGAGGATGGCAGTTTCAGAGTTGGACTTGCCTTGAGCGATCCAGAGCAGGACTTCGGCTTCCTTCGGCGTGAGGCCCAGCGACTCAAGGGGAGTGGGTGAGTCGAAACTGGGAAGAGCAGGCACGGCATTCACCACCTGCTCGCGCTTCCGGCGCAGGCGTGACTCGATTGCGTCGATGAGATCGCGGATGCCGACGGGTTTTACGAGGTAGTCATCCGCGCCGCTGTTCATGCCGGTGCGGACGTCCGCCTTCTCGCCTTTCGCCGTGAGGAAGATAAAGGGGATGTCCACCGTCTCGCTCTTGCTGCGCATGAGGGCGAGCACGCCGTAGCCATCCAGCTCCGGCATCATCACGTCGCAGAGCACGAGATCCGGCTTGTCCGCTCGCAGGGCTTCAATGCCGAGGCGACCGTTGGACACGGCTTGCACATGGTAGCCTTCGAGCTCCAACACCGTGCGCATGTTCGAGCGCATCTGGGGTTCGTCTTCGATGAGCAGGATGCTGGATTTCATGTCGTGGGGTTCGCCTGAGGAAGGGTGATGGTGAACGTGGTGCCCTGCCCTTCGATTGTCTGGAAGGAGATGCGACCACCATGCAGGTCGCAGCAGCGTTTCGCGATGACCAACCCCAAGCCAGTGCCGTGGACGTGGCCCACATTCTCCGCGCGGTGGAAGGCTTCAAACAGGCGATCGCGATCCGACTCAGGAATGCCGATGCCATGGTCCTCCACCTCGAAGCGGATTCCATTTTCAATCCGCTGCACCCGAAGCTGCACCGGGGTACCTTCCTCCGAATATTTCACGGCATTGCTGAGCAGATTCGTCAGCATGTGGCGGAGCAGGGCTTCATCCAGCAGGACAGCGCCGCTCACGTTCAATGCCACTTCGAGTTCGATGGGATTCTTCCTCGCTGTGGCGGAGCGCATTTCATCACAGAGGCGTTCGCAGAAGGCACGCACCTCCAGCGGGGCCGGATTGAAGGTGATGCCCCCGCTGTCCATGCGACTCAGGGCCAGGGCATCCTCCATCATGCGCGCGGTACGTTTCACATTCTCCGTGATGGCATGCAGATGTTCCTTGCGCTGCTCGGGAGTGAGCTTGCCCTCGTAGTGCTCCAAGATTTCCGCGGAAGATCCAATGATGCCCAGCGGGGTGCGGAACTCGTGGGACACGATGGAGACGAAGCGCGTCTTCAGCTTGTTCAGCTCCTGCTCGCGCTCAAGGGCACGCTGCAGTTCGGCCCGGCTTTTCTCCACGAGGACGGCATTCATTCTGCGCCGATGCAGCCACCATCCGGAAGCGCCACCTGTGAGGCACAAGAGGAAGGCCATGCCAGCGAGTTTCAGATTTTGCTGGTTCTTCGGTATCGTCCAGAAGGGCGGCAAGCTGAGCACTTGCGTATGCTCCATGCCTGGCACGAGTACATGTACGGAGGCGCGCTCCACCATGGCTGCGCTGGACATCTGACCCATCCGACAGACCCCGGCAAACTTCGCGACTGTGCCGATGGGAAACGCATCCTGGATGTTGAGGCCAGGGTGGAACATGACCTCCACGTTTTTCCCCTGCACATCCACATCGACGATATCGAGCTTCACTCGCTCAGCCCAGGCGGGTCCCGAGGCGGTGCCAGCGAATTCCCGGTAGCCCATCACCCTGCCAGTGACGTGCACATACTCTCCGTCATGCTTCGCGTGCTCAGCACGATCTTTATAGAGGCCCTCCAGTCTGAGCGGAACCGGTTCGGGATATCTGCCATTTCCAGCTTTCTCCATCGAAGTAACATTGAACCACGGAATGCCAGGCAAGCCCTGTGTGCGGAAGAGCGGCACCGGCTGGTAGGTCAACGGAATGCCGGTGAAGCGCACACGCTCACCCTCCTTCAGTCGCACGTTCGCATCGTATCCTGCGCGAATCTTGCCGGTATCATCACGCAGGTAGTAGGAGCCCGGCGCAGAGCAGAACAGGACGGTGCAGGTGGTGGTCACCCGGGATTGGTCACCTTTGGCAATGCGTGCATGCATCTCTGCAAGAGTGACTTCCGGAACGGTCGTCATGTCCTGACCCTGTAGAAGAAACCACGGACTCCCTATCAGAGCCACCACCACCACAGCCGCGCAGACGAAGCGCACCGGTCGTACAACCGAGGCTCGCTGCGCAAAGCTGGGGCGCAGATGGATCATGGCAGAGGTGTTCTCATTCTCATGACTGCGGACTTCCGCTACGCCTCATGTATCACAACATCCATCCGAATGTCATCTCTCGATTGAAGTGAGTTGGTGCACAGGGAGGTCACGGCAGGTCTACGGGAAGCAGTACATCCGCTCCATTGATGCGGACCGTGCCGGAAGGGTTGCCTATGCTATCCAAGGTCATGGTCGCGGCAGGTGTGGGAGGAATGAAGTTGTTCACCGATCCATTAAAGGTCGTGACCCCTGCCGCTTCCTCGATGGTAAGCTGCGGAAGTCCATCCAACCCGGTTGCCGCGGCAGTGTTTCCATCAAAGGTCATATGCATCAGGGCGGTGTCCAGACCCTGGAGATGCAACGCTTGAAGGCGGATATTGGAGATGGTGTTTCCAGTGACGGCCACGTTGGTGGAACTGGTGTTATTCCCCTGCGCATAAATGCCCCGTCCTGTGATACCGGAGAGCGTGTTTCCACCGATGGTGGTCGTCAGGGTGTTGTTGTCGTGGTTGATGAGGGAGATGCCGTCACCCGGAGACTGCAGCACCTGGTTGTTCAGCACGTTTGCCGTCAGCAAAGCAGGGCCCAAGAGAAGTTCCCTCGCCTCGAGATGGATGCCCGACCCCGTCGCACCCGCGATGATGTTATTTTCCACCGTAGCTTCCATCTCCACCGTGTCAGCCACTTCGAGACGCACTCCATCCTGCACCTGCGCGATCACGTTTCCTGTGACCGTGGCCTCAAAGGGCATGTTGCCAGTTCCCGCCACATAGATGCCATTGCCAGAAGCTCCGGTATTTGAAATGCGGTTGTCCACGATGGTGGCATGCACATTGAAGCCATTCTCCCCGAAAACGTGAATCCCATGAGCACCCGGGCCGGTGATCGAATTGCGCCGGATGGACATGCCCAGGATGGTGATATTGTTGAACTCCACCCTGATCGCTGTGTCCGCAGCGTTTCGGAACGTGTTGTCATGAATGTTCATCGACAGATTGCCGCTCCCATCATTCGTGGCATTGATCTGGTGCTGCCCGGATCCGTTGAAGATACTGTCATACACATTGACATGGACCTCGTTGCCTCCCGTGAGTTCCACCCGCACGCCATTGAGCCCCGGTTGATTGAAGGTGTTGCGCTCAAAGTTGGCGAACAGTTCATACTGATCTTCCAGAAAGACGTGGATACCGTGCAGGACCGGAGCGCGGAAGGTATTGTCATCCGCCCATATCTCTGAATAGCCGTCACCCTGCCCGTGAATTCTCATGGCATTAAACCCTGCCCCTTCCACGAGGTTTTGATGCACAAAGGCATCCATCCTGGTGTCGCCCATCTGCAAGTTGATGCCATGTTCAGCCACACCCGTAATGCGATTGCCGATGGCGGTGCAGCGCATGGTGGAATCGTCAAAGGCAAGGGCGCCGATGCCATTCTCCCCTCCGGTGATGATATTGTTCACCACGGTGGCCTCCATGCTCGCAGTATCGTTGCTGGTCACGAGCGCCGCGTGGAATTCCGCACCGCTGAAACGGTTGTTGGCTATCAAAGCAGTACTTTCACCGGTCCCATTCGCGGCCACCCACACACTGGCATTGGAGGTGTTCGTGAACCGGTTGCTGCGGATCTCCACTTCCGAAACATTGATGGCACGAATCCCGGAGCCCACACTCTGGTCCACGTGGTAGCCTGCCATGCCAAAGAAGGGAATGTCCTCCGCCCAGAACGCACCCTGCACGCGTGGGGCGGGGCCACTGCCAAACCTCTTTCCTGATGGAGCGGTAATGGCCTGACCGCTGCCGATGAAGTTCACGCTGCCCACATTCGTGGTCACGTCCTCCGTGTAGCCGCCGGCTGTTCCCTGGGTGTACACATTCCACACGCGACCTGAGCCGTTGCTGTTTCCTTGAGCGATGTTCGCACCGGCCTGCACGGTGCTCATGGGCGCCTCCGCCGTGCCGTTTCCGGTGGCGTCATTGCCCGCCTGGATGCCGTTACCCACGGGTGCTCCGTTGTTCACAAAAATGATGTCATCTTCCAGCACAATCCGTTGGGAACTCTGCGCCACGACCTTGGTCACACGCTTTACTTTCGTCTCGGATTTCGTCTTGGTCTCCGCGCTATGAGAGAGCCGGATGGCCGCATTCTGCCGATGCACCGGCTCTGCCATGCGCTCCACTAGATGGCGGCGACGGGGTTTGAAAGCATCCTTCCACGTGCGATCGAGCGGGATCTGTAACTCGATTCCGGCACTCCAGTCGCTGCCGGTGAAGGCCTCATTCTCGTGCCACAAACCAGTCAGCACCACCGCAGGCACGGGACGCACTTCAAGACCGGCGCGCCATCCGCGAATAGGACCAGTGCCACGCTCCTGCGGGCCGAAGGGTTGATTCTCCATGCTGGCGTAGCCGCCGATGATCTTCACGTCCATATATTCGTCCAACCCAGGAACGAGAAAGCCCGCCTCGATGTCCCAACCTTCCATGCCTCGTTCATAAAACTGAGTGGTACGTGTAAGCGTGGTCGTGCGGATCGTAGTGGTGGCCGTTGTGGTGTAGGTAGCGTCCTGCGCGATCAGGTTTCCCGTGGCGAAAGGATCACCAGCGCTGCTCAGATGCGTATTCCTCCTCGTGCTGCTGGATGAAAATGTCTGGCGATCAATCTGACTGCCGGCCCCCTTGCGTCCACTTTCCAGTGGCAGGTAGTAGTTGCCTCGCAGTTCCAGATAGCGCGAGTCAACCTCGGCGCCGAACCCGAGTTGCCAGAATTCATTGCGATGCTCGGTCCTGAGCATATCGATGAACAGACTGCCGCCGAGGTACCAGCCCTCCTCCAGGAATGCTGCCCGACCTCGCTCCGTGAGCGCTGAGATGGGCTGGTCATTGAAGAGATGGCGGAAGCCGATGCCCATCGACGAGGCAGACTCACCACCTTCACCCACGCTGGTGTACGGCTCGATGAACAGGTAGCTGCCTCCAAGGGTGCCATCTGTGCCGATGGTGCTCCACAGGGGCACATTCAGAAAAATGTGTCCGTCCGTGTAGACGTCATTGGATTTCACGCCGGTGCCGAGGAGGGGCAGCGTCCACGGTTCGTGGATCGGCTGTGGGGTGATTGCGGGATTCTTTTCCACTGGACCTGCAAGTGCGGGAAGGACAAGGCTGCAGGCGGCCATGATAACGGCGTGGGTGAATTTCATGATGGGTAGGGCTAGGTGCCGGTTCAGTTCCGGCGACCCTCCCACGCGCCCTTGTTTTTCACCATACGCCCACCGGCGTACGAGCCCGTATTCCCGTACGACTTTTGACGTACGACCATCCATCACGGGCTCAATCCCCAGTTGCCAGCAGCGGCATCGAAGCGAGAATGCGCGCATGCCGAAAATTGATCTTGCCCAGTTCCGTTTTCCCCAAAGCTCCCCCATCAGGCTGCGGAAACTGCCCACGAAAATCAAAGCATTGTTCACCGACGATGCTGACTACCGGGCCAAGCTGAGTTCCGTGCGGGACGACATCAATGAAATGCAGGCGCAGATGTATGCGCATGACCGGCACTCGATGCTGGTGGTGTTCCAGGCCATGGATGCCGCGGGGAAGGACAGCACCGTGGAGCATGTGTTTTCCGGTGTGAATCCACAGGGGGTGGAAGTGCACTCCTTCAAGGCGCCGACGATCGATGAACTCGACCACGACTTCCTCTGGCGCTCCACCACGAGGCTGCCTCCACGCGGCAAGATCGGCGTCTTCAATCGCAGCTACTACGAGGAGGTGCTCATCTGCAAGGTGCACCCGGAGATCATCCAGAAGTATCAGCGTCTGCCCGAGGCGAAGACGAAGGACATGAAGAAGCTCTACCAGCACCGCTACGAGAGCATCACCGACTTCGAAAAGCACCTCGCGCGCAATGGCACGCATGTGGTGAAATTCTTCCTGCACATCTCCCACAAGGAACAAGCCGAGCGTTTCCTGGCCCGCATCGATGACCCTTCCAAGAACTGGAAGTTCAACGAAGGTGACCTCGCCGAACGTGAGCATTGGGAAGAGTACATGGATGCGTATGAGGAGTGCATCCGGAAGACCGGCACCCCGGACTCGCCCTGGTATGTGATCCCTGGTGACAGCAAAAAGAACATGCGCCTCATCGTGGCCAGCGTCCTGCGCCATGAAATGCGCAAGCTGCATCTGGAGTGGCCCCAGTTCCCCGAGGACGAGAAGGCCGCCATGGCGCGCAGCAAGAAGAAGCTGGCAGCCGAGCTCGGAAAGCTGGGTAAATAGCT
Protein-coding regions in this window:
- a CDS encoding PSD1 and planctomycete cytochrome C domain-containing protein encodes the protein MPLRSSTLILVMLGALSGVQSLPAAGPSSSPDFTNEVRPILSRYCFKCHGPDEKTRKGGLRLDLREEVLKPAKTGDIAIVPHQPDKSALVARIETNDPDEIMPPPDSKMSITAEQKDILKRWVAGGAEYKQHWAFVKPQQTTPPNPEQGAALANPIDAFIRAKLKEQGLAPSSPADAVTLVRRLYLDLVGLPPKPEEVDAFVEAVARDRDAAIRATVDALLASPQYGERWARRWLDLARYADTNGYEKDRPRSIWPYRDWVVKALNADMPFDEFTIDQIAGDMLPGATVEQRIATGFHRNTMLNEEGGIDPLEFRYHAMADRVATTGTTWLGLTLGCAQCHTHKFDPVTHREYFQIMAFLNNADEPDLDLPAQETPEAKDQRQKRLARQVADLPAKWPAKDKDTPGARRELAEAAFNTWLQNMRGNKVEWQVLRPTEMKSNMPHLTQLPDGSVLGSGDITKSDTYELKFRPVTTGITAIRLEALPHPSLPDRGPGLAYYEGPKGDFFMGEFQVTVNGKPVKITRASETYARNNFGGPNTPAVSAMAAVDGDPQTGWSCAKRPGEAHEAVFVLEKPLEGTEEISVKMLFGRHYACPLGRFRISVTAHDNGAEARGIPDKLEPLLTLSDAELKPAQRNQLRMQFLMNAPEVANEADAIRAARKPPAAPASLVMRERPASNPRPTHLYNRGEYTQPQELVKAEVLSVLNPLPKDAPRNRLAFAKWIVSPENPMTARVTVNRQWEILFGRGLVKTSQDFGFQGEVPTHPELLDWLAVEFMKQNWSLKKLHRLIVTSATYQQSSQVTPELLAKDAENKWLARAPRPRVEAEIVRDSVLYASGLLSLKMGGPGVYPPQPDGVVDIAYGKGTWEASSGDDRHRRSLYTFLKRTAPFAMSTTFDAPSGEACVARRDVSNTPLQALTLLNDVFMVEATQALGLLTTQQSGTDEARLQFMFRRVLCREATTDETSALIAYMESQRQRIRSGEVDAAVINGNKDAKDIDRAAWTLLARALFNLDEFVTKG
- a CDS encoding GDSL-type esterase/lipase family protein; this encodes MRALFFLTLPFYAVLLSTSPVRADEKAQSANTAIVPAGKLEKDFYEWEERHAAAMAVKDQLKPEVVLIGDSITHLWGGQPNEPKGNRGAEAWKALFGEHPALNLGFGWDRTQNVLKRIELGELDGLSPKAVVIHIGTNNLAGTKNARENTPDEIVEGIALIVQRVQEKFPTAKVIVMAVFPRGEKPDNSRRVQVNAINERLVKKMEATKGVTYLDVTAKLTNADGTISKDVMPDFLHPGAKGYAIWAEALKPVLPR
- a CDS encoding response regulator transcription factor → MKSSILLIEDEPQMRSNMRTVLELEGYHVQAVSNGRLGIEALRADKPDLVLCDVMMPELDGYGVLALMRSKSETVDIPFIFLTAKGEKADVRTGMNSGADDYLVKPVGIRDLIDAIESRLRRKREQVVNAVPALPSFDSPTPLESLGLTPKEAEVLLWIAQGKSNSETAILLGSAEATVKKHMERILQKLDVENRGAAALIAIETLTRA
- a CDS encoding HAMP domain-containing sensor histidine kinase; amino-acid sequence: MIHLRPSFAQRASVVRPVRFVCAAVVVVALIGSPWFLLQGQDMTTVPEVTLAEMHARIAKGDQSRVTTTCTVLFCSAPGSYYLRDDTGKIRAGYDANVRLKEGERVRFTGIPLTYQPVPLFRTQGLPGIPWFNVTSMEKAGNGRYPEPVPLRLEGLYKDRAEHAKHDGEYVHVTGRVMGYREFAGTASGPAWAERVKLDIVDVDVQGKNVEVMFHPGLNIQDAFPIGTVAKFAGVCRMGQMSSAAMVERASVHVLVPGMEHTQVLSLPPFWTIPKNQQNLKLAGMAFLLCLTGGASGWWLHRRRMNAVLVEKSRAELQRALEREQELNKLKTRFVSIVSHEFRTPLGIIGSSAEILEHYEGKLTPEQRKEHLHAITENVKRTARMMEDALALSRMDSGGITFNPAPLEVRAFCERLCDEMRSATARKNPIELEVALNVSGAVLLDEALLRHMLTNLLSNAVKYSEEGTPVQLRVQRIENGIRFEVEDHGIGIPESDRDRLFEAFHRAENVGHVHGTGLGLVIAKRCCDLHGGRISFQTIEGQGTTFTITLPQANPTT
- a CDS encoding inverse autotransporter beta domain-containing protein, which produces MKFTHAVIMAACSLVLPALAGPVEKNPAITPQPIHEPWTLPLLGTGVKSNDVYTDGHIFLNVPLWSTIGTDGTLGGSYLFIEPYTSVGEGGESASSMGIGFRHLFNDQPISALTERGRAAFLEEGWYLGGSLFIDMLRTEHRNEFWQLGFGAEVDSRYLELRGNYYLPLESGRKGAGSQIDRQTFSSSSTRRNTHLSSAGDPFATGNLIAQDATYTTTATTTIRTTTLTRTTQFYERGMEGWDIEAGFLVPGLDEYMDVKIIGGYASMENQPFGPQERGTGPIRGWRAGLEVRPVPAVVLTGLWHENEAFTGSDWSAGIELQIPLDRTWKDAFKPRRRHLVERMAEPVHRQNAAIRLSHSAETKTKSETKVKRVTKVVAQSSQRIVLEDDIIFVNNGAPVGNGIQAGNDATGNGTAEAPMSTVQAGANIAQGNSNGSGRVWNVYTQGTAGGYTEDVTTNVGSVNFIGSGQAITAPSGKRFGSGPAPRVQGAFWAEDIPFFGMAGYHVDQSVGSGIRAINVSEVEIRSNRFTNTSNASVWVAANGTGESTALIANNRFSGAEFHAALVTSNDTASMEATVVNNIITGGENGIGALAFDDSTMRCTAIGNRITGVAEHGINLQMGDTRMDAFVHQNLVEGAGFNAMRIHGQGDGYSEIWADDNTFRAPVLHGIHVFLEDQYELFANFERNTFNQPGLNGVRVELTGGNEVHVNVYDSIFNGSGQHQINATNDGSGNLSMNIHDNTFRNAADTAIRVEFNNITILGMSIRRNSITGPGAHGIHVFGENGFNVHATIVDNRISNTGASGNGIYVAGTGNMPFEATVTGNVIAQVQDGVRLEVADTVEMEATVENNIIAGATGSGIHLEARELLLGPALLTANVLNNQVLQSPGDGISLINHDNNTLTTTIGGNTLSGITGRGIYAQGNNTSSTNVAVTGNTISNIRLQALHLQGLDTALMHMTFDGNTAAATGLDGLPQLTIEEAAGVTTFNGSVNNFIPPTPAATMTLDSIGNPSGTVRINGADVLLPVDLP
- a CDS encoding PPK2 family polyphosphate kinase; the protein is MPKIDLAQFRFPQSSPIRLRKLPTKIKALFTDDADYRAKLSSVRDDINEMQAQMYAHDRHSMLVVFQAMDAAGKDSTVEHVFSGVNPQGVEVHSFKAPTIDELDHDFLWRSTTRLPPRGKIGVFNRSYYEEVLICKVHPEIIQKYQRLPEAKTKDMKKLYQHRYESITDFEKHLARNGTHVVKFFLHISHKEQAERFLARIDDPSKNWKFNEGDLAEREHWEEYMDAYEECIRKTGTPDSPWYVIPGDSKKNMRLIVASVLRHEMRKLHLEWPQFPEDEKAAMARSKKKLAAELGKLGK